One stretch of Microvirga lotononidis DNA includes these proteins:
- a CDS encoding amino acid ABC transporter permease: MNSVQTAVSQTSSPKKSVLYDPKVRGIFYQVVLVAAIVFLFYVAATNAIENLQRAKIASGFGFLNNTAGFDISQTLIQFSAAGGTYGDAFVVGLLNTLIVSAIGIFFTTILGFLIGIARLSKNWMVAKVAMVYVEVLRNIPLLVQLLFWYIAVLGTLPQPRNSLEMGAGFYLNSRGLFMAKPIWGANISVIVAALVVGLVGTFLYRRWARKQQEQTGRQYPVGKVTLALILGLPLLAWIVLALAGTNPISFELPRKGTFNLTGGMQILPEFVALLLGLTTYTAAFIAEVVRAGILAVSKGQSEAAGSLGLTPGQTLRLVVIPQAMRVIVPPLTSQYLNLTKNSSLAVAIGYPDLVQVFMGTVLNQTGQAIEVVVITMGVYLTISLVTSFIMNIYNRRVAIVER; the protein is encoded by the coding sequence ATGAACTCAGTGCAGACCGCTGTCAGTCAGACATCGTCCCCCAAAAAATCGGTTCTATACGATCCGAAGGTTCGTGGAATTTTCTACCAGGTCGTTCTGGTCGCTGCGATCGTTTTCCTGTTCTACGTCGCCGCGACGAACGCCATCGAGAACCTGCAGCGCGCCAAGATCGCCTCAGGTTTCGGTTTCCTCAACAACACGGCCGGCTTCGATATCAGCCAGACGCTGATCCAGTTCAGCGCAGCCGGCGGCACCTACGGCGACGCCTTCGTCGTAGGGCTCCTCAACACGTTGATCGTGTCTGCCATCGGCATCTTCTTTACGACCATTCTCGGTTTCCTGATCGGCATTGCGCGCCTGTCCAAGAACTGGATGGTTGCGAAAGTCGCGATGGTCTATGTCGAGGTGCTGCGCAACATCCCGCTGCTGGTGCAGCTGCTGTTCTGGTACATCGCCGTCCTCGGCACCCTGCCGCAGCCACGGAATTCCCTTGAGATGGGGGCCGGGTTCTACCTGAATTCCCGCGGCCTTTTCATGGCCAAGCCCATCTGGGGGGCCAATATCTCGGTCATCGTCGCGGCTCTCGTGGTCGGTCTCGTCGGTACGTTCCTGTACCGCCGCTGGGCCAGGAAGCAGCAGGAACAGACCGGGCGGCAATATCCCGTCGGCAAGGTCACCCTGGCGCTGATCCTCGGCCTGCCGCTCCTGGCCTGGATCGTTCTCGCCCTGGCTGGTACCAATCCGATCTCCTTCGAATTGCCGCGCAAGGGAACCTTCAACCTGACCGGCGGCATGCAGATCCTGCCGGAATTCGTGGCGCTGCTGCTCGGCCTGACGACCTACACGGCGGCGTTCATCGCCGAGGTCGTCCGCGCCGGTATCCTGGCGGTTTCCAAAGGTCAGAGCGAAGCTGCCGGCTCCCTCGGCCTCACACCCGGGCAGACCCTGCGCCTTGTCGTGATCCCCCAGGCCATGCGCGTCATCGTTCCGCCGCTGACGAGCCAATATCTGAACCTGACGAAGAACTCCTCCCTGGCCGTGGCCATCGGCTATCCCGACCTCGTGCAGGTCTTCATGGGAACCGTGCTCAACCAGACCGGCCAGGCG